Proteins encoded within one genomic window of Nordella sp. HKS 07:
- a CDS encoding aldehyde dehydrogenase family protein — translation MTLHKNFINGEWVGNGQAKDNINPSDLSDIVGSYAQASGADAEAAIAAAKAAAPAWAATTPQQRADILEAAGVELLARKDEIGKLLSREEGKPLANGIAETMRAGQIFKFFAQETLRLEGVAVASVRPGVDVTVTREPMGVVGLICPWNFPIAIPAWKMAPALAFGNTVVFKPADLVPGSAWALVEILSRAGLPKGVLNLVMGKGSLVGQTLLDSKDVNAVSFTGSVTTGARVAQACAARGAKFQLEMGGKNPLVVLDDAHLDTAVAAAVDGAFFQTGQRCTASSRLIVQSKIHDAFVDKTVAALKALKVDHALKEGTQIGPVVDENQLAQDLSYIDVGRHEGAELAWGGELLNRDTKGHYLSPALFVNTTNKMRINREEIFGPVASVIKVESYDEALAVANDTNFGLSSGICTASLKYASHFRKASQAGMVMVNLPTAGVDYHVPFGGRKGSSYGPREQGRHAAEFYTAVKTSYINAM, via the coding sequence ATGACACTGCATAAGAATTTCATCAATGGCGAATGGGTCGGCAATGGCCAGGCCAAGGACAACATAAACCCTTCCGATCTTTCAGACATTGTCGGCTCCTATGCGCAGGCGAGCGGCGCCGACGCCGAAGCCGCGATCGCGGCCGCCAAAGCCGCCGCTCCGGCCTGGGCGGCCACGACGCCGCAGCAGCGCGCCGACATCCTGGAAGCCGCGGGCGTCGAGCTCCTCGCCCGCAAGGACGAGATCGGCAAGCTGCTTTCGCGCGAAGAGGGCAAGCCGCTCGCCAATGGCATCGCCGAGACCATGCGGGCCGGGCAGATCTTCAAGTTCTTCGCGCAGGAAACCTTGCGCCTCGAGGGCGTCGCCGTCGCCTCGGTGCGTCCCGGCGTCGACGTCACCGTGACCCGCGAGCCCATGGGCGTCGTCGGCCTCATTTGTCCGTGGAATTTCCCAATCGCCATCCCGGCCTGGAAGATGGCGCCGGCGCTGGCCTTCGGCAATACCGTGGTGTTCAAGCCCGCCGATCTGGTGCCGGGCTCGGCCTGGGCGCTGGTGGAGATACTCTCGCGCGCCGGTCTGCCCAAGGGCGTGCTCAATCTGGTCATGGGCAAAGGCTCGCTGGTCGGCCAGACGCTGCTCGATTCCAAGGACGTCAATGCCGTCTCCTTCACCGGCTCGGTGACGACGGGGGCGCGCGTGGCGCAGGCCTGTGCGGCGCGCGGCGCCAAGTTCCAGCTCGAAATGGGCGGCAAGAATCCGCTGGTCGTGCTCGACGACGCCCATCTCGACACGGCGGTGGCGGCGGCGGTGGATGGCGCCTTCTTCCAGACCGGTCAGCGCTGCACCGCCTCTTCGCGCCTTATCGTGCAAAGCAAGATACATGACGCCTTCGTCGACAAGACGGTGGCGGCGCTGAAGGCGCTGAAGGTCGATCACGCGCTGAAAGAGGGCACCCAGATCGGTCCGGTCGTCGACGAAAATCAGCTTGCGCAGGACCTCTCCTATATCGATGTCGGCCGCCATGAGGGCGCTGAGCTCGCCTGGGGTGGGGAACTTCTCAACCGCGACACCAAGGGCCACTATCTGAGCCCGGCCCTGTTCGTGAACACCACCAACAAAATGCGCATCAATCGCGAGGAGATTTTCGGCCCCGTCGCCTCGGTGATCAAGGTCGAGTCCTATGACGAGGCGCTCGCCGTCGCCAATGACACGAACTTCGGCCTGTCTTCCGGCATCTGCACGGCATCGCTCAAATATGCCAGTCACTTCCGCAAGGCGTCGCAGGCCGGCATGGTGATGGTGAACCTGCCGACGGCGGGCGTCGACTATCACGTGCCGTTCGGTGGCCGCAAAGGCTCGAGCTACGGGCCGCGTGAGCAGGGCCGCCATGCGGCGGAGTTCTATACCGCCGTCAAGACGTCCTATATCAACGCGATGTGA
- a CDS encoding NAD(P)-dependent oxidoreductase — translation MKIGFIGLGLMGSGMAGHLMASGHELWLLGHRNRNFIDPLLAKGAHEAKDLADLAANAQAIILCLTTAKVVEDVLAGLKPHLRRGQIIIDTGTTAPETTRRLAHELKMRGVSYADAPMAGGPEQVAKKEVGVLIGAEWETYEAILPLVSSYASRVKYFGPPGSGHVAKLISNYLVIGMIGLVSEAFRTAHAAQVDWKDLYEVMQNGSGNSGVLRKMMDAALAGDFDGYKFSIANAAKDIGYYASLAEELGQLTPLTQSVEQIFANAVATGHAGRNVSHLLDPAIDDVT, via the coding sequence ATGAAGATCGGTTTCATCGGTCTGGGCCTGATGGGATCCGGCATGGCCGGCCATCTGATGGCGTCGGGGCATGAGTTGTGGCTCCTGGGCCATCGCAACCGCAACTTCATCGATCCTCTGCTGGCGAAGGGGGCCCATGAGGCGAAGGATCTCGCCGATCTCGCCGCCAATGCGCAAGCGATCATCCTCTGCCTGACCACCGCCAAGGTGGTGGAGGATGTGCTCGCCGGGCTCAAGCCTCATCTGCGCCGGGGCCAGATCATCATCGATACCGGCACCACGGCGCCGGAGACAACGCGGCGCCTGGCGCACGAACTCAAGATGCGGGGTGTTTCCTATGCCGATGCACCGATGGCGGGTGGGCCCGAACAGGTGGCGAAGAAGGAAGTGGGCGTGCTCATCGGCGCCGAATGGGAAACCTATGAGGCCATCCTGCCGCTCGTCTCCAGCTATGCGAGCCGCGTCAAATATTTCGGGCCCCCGGGTTCCGGCCATGTGGCGAAGCTCATCTCCAACTATCTGGTGATCGGCATGATCGGTCTCGTCTCCGAGGCATTTCGCACTGCCCATGCCGCGCAGGTCGACTGGAAGGATCTCTATGAAGTGATGCAGAACGGCTCCGGCAATTCAGGCGTGCTGCGCAAGATGATGGATGCCGCACTCGCCGGCGATTTCGACGGCTATAAATTCTCCATCGCCAATGCCGCCAAGGATATCGGCTATTATGCGAGCCTCGCCGAGGAGCTCGGCCAGTTGACACCGCTCACCCAGTCGGTCGAGCAGATCTTCGCCAACGCGGTCGCCACAGGTCATGCCGGCCGCAATGTCAGTCACCTGCTCGACCCGGCGATTGACGATGTGACTTGA